One Mycolicibacterium goodii genomic region harbors:
- a CDS encoding DUF3097 domain-containing protein, whose protein sequence is MRDRYGSDILTRNPHAPKRARSTEHPVEMGLVVEDAQTGWVGAVVRVEGGRVELEDRRGKIRAFPMGPGFLIDGKPVILTAPKRKAAPARTASGSVAVPGAKARVARASRIYVEGRHDAELVEQVWGADLRIEGVVVEYLGGVDDLAGIVAEFAPEPGRRLGVLVDHLVAGSKEARIADAVRRGPGGEHTLVVGHPFVDIWQAVKPARLGMKAWPQIPRNIEWKHGICQALGWPHRDQADIAQAWQRIRGRVRDWNDLEPALIGRVEELIDFVTASA, encoded by the coding sequence GTGAGAGATCGCTACGGTTCTGACATCCTGACCCGAAACCCGCACGCCCCGAAACGTGCCCGATCCACCGAGCATCCGGTCGAGATGGGGCTGGTCGTCGAGGATGCCCAGACCGGCTGGGTGGGCGCGGTCGTCCGCGTCGAGGGCGGCCGGGTCGAGTTGGAGGACCGTCGTGGCAAGATCCGCGCGTTCCCGATGGGTCCAGGTTTTCTCATCGACGGCAAGCCCGTGATCCTCACCGCCCCGAAACGTAAAGCGGCGCCGGCGCGTACGGCATCGGGTTCGGTCGCAGTGCCTGGCGCGAAGGCCAGGGTCGCGCGGGCCAGCCGCATCTACGTCGAGGGCAGGCACGACGCCGAACTCGTCGAGCAGGTGTGGGGTGCGGATCTGCGCATCGAAGGTGTGGTCGTCGAATACCTCGGCGGTGTCGACGACCTGGCCGGCATCGTGGCGGAGTTCGCGCCCGAACCGGGACGGCGTCTGGGCGTGCTCGTCGATCATCTGGTCGCCGGCTCGAAAGAGGCGCGGATCGCCGACGCGGTGCGGCGCGGACCGGGCGGCGAGCACACGTTGGTGGTGGGTCACCCGTTCGTCGACATCTGGCAGGCCGTGAAGCCTGCCCGCCTCGGCATGAAGGCGTGGCCGCAGATTCCACGCAACATCGAGTGGAAACACGGCATCTGCCAGGCACTCGGGTGGCCGCACCGCGATCAGGCCGACATCGCGCAGGCGTGGCAGCGGATCCGCGGTCGGGTACGCGACTGGAACGACCTCGAACCCGCCTTGATCGGCCGCGTCGAAGAGCTCATCGACTTCGTCACGGCGAGCGCCTAG